The DNA region AGGCATTCGCCCCTACCCCGGAACCTTTCTTCTTTCGTCCTCGCAGGTTCCGGGAGCGGGGGCTTTTCGGGGCCGGAAGTGGAGGCGGTTGGTGAGGTTGGCGGGGCTCTGGACGCTGCACGGGCGGCGGTTTAGGAGCTGCGGGTGGACTGAGCGTGGTTACCGGCGCCCAGCTCTCTGCCCCATCGGGGCTGGGCGAGGCTGGGCGGTGCGCGGCGGCAGCGGAACGAACGCCGTCCGGGCGGAGCGCCTGCGGCTGGGCCCATGGCCTCTTGCGCGAGCATCGACATCGAGGACGCCACGCAGCACCTGCGGGACATCCTCAAGCTGGACCGGCCCGCGGGGGGTGAGCGGGGATAGCGCGGGTTGGCCCTCCGCAAGCAGGGGAGTAGGTGGCGTGGATCTGAACCATTCTCAGAGCCCGCAGTTCCTCTAGGTCCTTTAGGCCGGTGAGGGCAGACCAAGTCAAAATCCCTAAGCGTACTGGGCGACTGGTGCAGACCCCTGGGTATGACCCCTCCCCATCCTGACGCCAGATATCCCGTCTCATCCTTGAGAGTCTCAGCTGAAGGTGAGCTCCCTTCTTTGAACCGAGGCGCCCCTCTGGTTTCCTGGCCACAAAGACTGGTATTCTTGGTACTGGCCCAGCGCCCCTAGCCTTTCGCGGTGGATCAGAGGCCTACAGTTAAGCGCTGTGCTGAAGAACCTCTGGTCATTCTCTACAACTTGCTCTTCCCTCTGGAATGCGACTCTAGGCCTGCTGTTGCTCTGAAATCTGTTTTTTGGAGGAAGGTGGCCAGCCCCAATTCCGTGTTCTTTCTGTGATGAAGGCAAATCACAGATTGCACAACCTTGATTGGATTAGGTTTCAAACATCTGCAAGCCTAGCTTGTTCCAGTTCATTTAAATATCACTAGTGATACTTCTGAAGCTCTCTTGCTTGCCAAGAGCCCCCGAACAGAGCTAACAGGGTTGCAATAAAATGTTGTCATTGTAAAAGAATACTGTTATGGAAATAGGGTGGAGGgagaatggagctggagatgCAGAGGGCAGATCTGAGAGAGGAGACTGTTTAGGCTAGGTCTCATAATAAGGACGGATCTTGGGTATCAGGAAAGGCACCCAAGGCACCTTTTTAGATGCCACATGTTACAAAAAGTTGTAGTGGTTAAAGGATTGGCTTGAGATGGTGGTATGGGTGTGCGGAGGCCACATTGAGAATTGGTGTTTATACTTTCTGGATGGCCTAGTCTGGCTGCTTCTGGAAGCAGGCACTGGTGGTTAGCTCCAGGTGGGTTTAGGTAACTCATACTCTGCTGAAATCTATTTGCTGCCTGAGACCATTGGGCCCTTTGACACATACTTTGTGTGCTCCCTTTCCTCATGAGTGTAGCTTGTGCCTCAAATGCCCATATCATCTGCTGAGCAGACTACACTCCACAGAGATTTGGTAGAGCTTGGCATGACCAACCACATACAGCCTGAGCCTCCAGTTTATCTTCATGGTAGGCTTCCTGAAAGGGAGAGTGATCACCTTTTCCCTGAGCAGCTATGGTGGCTCTGAATCTTGTGAAGTGACCTGGAGGCTTTCCTCCTAACTCCATTGTTTATTGATTGGCACTTGATTTTCATTTGCCAAGTAGTTCTTGCTTGTCTCCCCCCCACGAAGGACCAAGTCATACCTCATACGGTCTTGTAACTGGAAATTTGCTATGTTCCTTGCTTCCTGGGAGTTTTGGCAGTGGTGTATGAGCCAGTGAGAGTGCTCAAAAACCAGCCAGTGCAAACAGTTAAGATGTTGTCTTTCCTAACACCATGCTTCACCCTATAGTTTATCTCCTTTTTGTTCAGCTCCTTCGTGTACATTTCCCCAGAGTTTACCTGTCTGAGATGACTTCAGAGCGATTTCTGTTTGGGACAGGACCCTTGCTTTCTTACTGCCACATTTATTCAGGCCTTAGGAGCCTTTATCTCCAAACCCTGCCACTGCTTTGGTAATAGGCCCTGGTTTATCTGTCACCAGATTCTTAGTTTGTATGCTGCCTTAAAGCAACCAACCTACTGGCCGAAGCTGACCATATcaccttttcctttaaaattcttttgtggGGTTGGGAATGTAACTTAGTAGTAGAGTACtggcctagcatgtacaaggccctgggttctattcccagcacttctgaaaaagaagaaaaaaaaaattgtggttcTCACTGTCCACAGGGAGAGTCTAAGCCATCTCAGTGTCATACCTGAGGCCTCTGCAGCCTTGGTTTCCCTCcattttcctgcttttcttttgttgtgaTTATAGTGATTATAATAGTGAAGGTGAGGTCCCTTCTTTGAACCGAGGCGCCCCAACCACATTGAACTCTCATCTCCTAGGTTGAGAGGTGAGGACACAAGCTAAGGGCTTTACCTGGGTGCCCAGTATAGAATGGAAGTAGGCTCATTCCCAAGGAGGGAGGTGAGCAAGGGAAGCTGTGGATCTGAGAACAATGGACCAGGCAAAGCTGGTCATCTGGGACTAGAAATCTTTACCAGGTGGCCTTTGCCATGCTCTCTCTCAAGTGTTCCTCTTGGAACACCTAGGCTGACCCCGATGTGATATTATctggcttcacacatgctagataggcactctactactgagctataccttcaGCCCCATCAGAGGATCTTTAATGGCATGTATCCCTCCTCCAGGTGGAAGAACCTCATGTTCATCCTTGGTTCTTATATCAGCATTTAtagaatgaaatataaacaaaggGCCCTCCTCCCCATGGACATACTATGTTCAGTTTTTTTCCTAGAGCACCTCATGGTCCAGAAGGAAGTTCTATTGTAAGAGGGGCTAGTGGGAATGTGTAACAACCTTATCAGGGTGTCTCTCTTTCCCCAGGCCCCAGTGCAGAGAGCCAGCGGTCATCTAGTGCCTATAATGGAGACCTCAATGGGCTCCTGGTACCAGACCCCCTCTGCTCAGGTGATGGTACCTCAACAAGTAAGCCTGGTCTGCGGATCATACCACCCATTAACCTGCAAGAGAAACAGGTCATGTAAGTAGCTGGGAGATGGCAAATGTGCTGATGGTACTTTGGGGGCGTCTGCTAAATGAGGGCAAGAGGTGCCAGCAGCCTCTGCTGCTCCTGCTCTGGATGACCTGGGACAGAGCACTCAACCACATTGAACTCTCATCTCCTAGGTTGAGAGGTGAGGACACAAGCTAAGGGCTTTACCTGGGTGCCCAGTATAGAATGGAAGTAGGCTCATTCCCAAGGAGGGAGGTGAGCAAGGGAAGCTGTGGGTCTGAGAACAATGGACCAGGCAAAGCTGGTCATCTGGGACTAGAAATCTTTACCAGGTGGCTGTGTCTTCTCCTTTTCTAATCTTGCCGTTAAGGTATACCAGACATACGTAACCCTACCATTAAGCTTTTGGGTGAATAAAACAAAGTTTGTGCACCCCTCTCTCCAGCTGCCTTTCTGGAGATGACAGCTCCACCTGCATTGGGATTTTGGCCAAGGAGGTAGAGATTGTGGCCAGCAGTGACTCCAGCATTTCAAGCAAGGCACGGGGGAGCAACAAGGTAGGTACCAGGATACTGTGGCACATATAATGTATGGAGACACACCCagcctctcccttctctcccatGAGTCCAGTTCCTGTGGGTACCACCCTGACAAACAGCATGCCTCTATTTCAGGGAGCCAGGCTTTGCTGTCAAACCTCTGTGGGAATCTGGCTCAAGAGATTTCTGTGAATGACTGGGTCTTCATCTGTGTCCTCTCCATCCCCAGAGTTGTTGAGATTGCTGAGGCTCAGAGTTGCTTCAGCCCTCAGTTTCTTTGACTTTTCCTCACTCTGGGTTTTCAGGTGAAAATCCAGCCTGTTGCCAAGTACGACTGGGAGCAGAAGTACTACTATGGCAACCTAATTGCTGTGTCCAACTCTTTCTTAGCCTATGCCATTCGTGGTGAGTAGGGGCTCTGGGTTGTAGGAAGTATTCTGCTGGAAGCTCCAATTTGGGACCACTCAGACCTTAGGATACATTGGGAGGCTTCTCTGGACTGCCCTAACCTCTGTCAGGCCTGGTGGAGCTGGGTAGGAAAGCCAAGCTTGAGATGGTGGCAGTGAGGCAGGCAAGGGCAGAATTTCTGTACTATTTGTTGCCTAGGCCTAGATGTTTGCTCATGGCCCCCTGCTCTCTTGATTACAGCTGCCAACAATGGCTCAGCAATGGTGCGAGTGATCAGTGTCAGCACTTCAGAGCGGACCCTACTTAAGGGCTTCACAGGCAGTGTGGCTGATCTGGCCTTTGCACACCTCAACTCTCCACAGCTGGCTTGCCTGGATGAGGCAGGCAACCTGTTTGTGTGGCGCTTGGCTCTGGTTAACAGCAAAATTCAGTATCCATTCCCAGGCATGGAGGCTGACGAAGAGTGGGCAAAGTGGGGGTTGCCAGGCATATTTAATCATCCATGTGTCTAGCCCTTAACACCCTGCTCAGAGAAGAGATCTTGGTCCATATCCGGCAGCCAGAGGGCACGCCACTGAACCACTTCCGAAGGATCATCTGGTGCCCCTTTATTCCTGAGGAAAGTGAGGACTGCTGTGAGGAGAGTAGCCCAACAGTGGCCCTGCTGCATGAAGACCGGGTGAGGGGGTCAGACATGGTGGAGAAGGTGAAAGCAGCCATATTATATGAATGGGTTGAACATTCACCTCCTTGTACCTCCAGGCTGAGGTGTGGGACCTGGACATGCTCCGCTCCAGCCATAGCATGTGGCCTGTTGATGTCAGTCAAATCAAGCAGGGGTTCATTGTGGTAAAAGGCCACAGCACGGTAGGCTTACAGCTGATTGCTTCCTTGTCCTCCTTCTCTTCCACATTCTCCTCATCTATTTCCCGTATTCACAGCTGTCCAGATAGCTTTACCAGCACTATGCCCATGGGGACTTAGCATAAAGTAGTTCTTACCTATGGAACTTCATTCTTAACCTAGTTGTACCCTGCAGGTCTGGACTTCTCTGTAGCGCCCCCCATTCAGTCAGTCACAAAACATGTGAATCCACAGGGGTCAATCCAGTTTCCTACCATCTTCTTTTGGGAGGGTCTCGTTTCCACCTTGGTCAGATAGCAAAGCCCTTTGGCTTCTTCCCAGTGTCTAAGTGAAGGAGCCCTCTCTCCTGACGGGACTGTCCTAGCTACTGCAAGTCATGATGGCTATGTCAAGTTCTGGCAGATCTACATTGAGGGGCAGGATGAGCCACGGTAAGGCAAAGCCTGAGGGACCAGGACCCCCTTTGCCTCAGGAACAGGAACAAATCACTCATTCAGGTCCCTCATCTGCCTGCCTTCAGGTGTCTACATGAGTGGAAGCCTCATGATGGGCGGCCCCTCTCCTGCCTCCTATTCTGTGACAATCATAAGAAACAGGACCCTGAGTGAGTGAGTGGGATATAAGCATGTGGTGGGCTAGACCATGGACTCCCACCCAGCTGGAGACCTACCAACCACTTGTGCTTTGTGGGTTTGTAGGGTCCCATTCTGGAGGTTCCTCATTACTGGTGCTGACCAGAATCGGGAGTTGAAGATGTGGTGCACAGTGTCCTGGACCTGCCTACAGACCATTCGGTAAGCAGGACTTTGGCGGGGAGCAGGCAGAGGtggcagggtgggaatgtgccttcTGTGAATTCTCAGTCTTACCTAGCCTGTTTGTTGGCTTCCTAGCTTCTCCCCAGATATCTTCAGCTCAGTGAGTGTGCCCCCCAGTCTCAAAGTTTGCTTAGACCTCTCAGCAGAATACTTAATTCTCAGTGATGTACAACGAAAGGTAGGCTGTCATGGGAGCACTCTGGGCAGAGCCAGTATCACTGGGAAGGACTGAAGGGACTCATAGTTTCTAAAGCTGAGTTTGGAATGTGGCACCCATGCAGGTCCTATATGTGATGGAGCTGCTGCAGAACCAGGAGGAAGGCCGTGCCTGCTTCAGCTCCATTTCAGAGTTCCTGCTTACCCACCCTGTGCTGAGCTTTGGCATCCAGGTTGTGAGTCGTTGCCGGTTGCGGCACACTGAAGTGCTGCCTGCTGAGGAGGAAAATGATAGCCTGGGGGCTGGTGAGCTGCTCCAGAGTCAGGCCTGGTATTGGTGTGTGGGGTGGTACTGAGGTGCAGAGCTGGCTAGAAGCTTAAGGTATCCAATCTGTCCTTTTAGAGGGTTCTCATGGAGCTGGTACCATGGAGTCTGCAGCTGGCGTACTCATCAAGCTCTTTTGTGTGCATACTAAGTGAGTGTGTCAGGAAGTCCCATCCAGGCCCTGCCTGTGTTCCTCCCCATTCCACTGACCTTGGCCCCTTTGAGCACTCTGTTCTCCCCCACGCCCTTTTCTTGCAGGGCCTTGCAAGATGTACAGATCCGTTTCCAGCCACAGCTGAACCCTGATGTGGTGGCCCCACTCCCCACTCACACTGCCCATGAGGACTTTGGTGAGTTAGAAGTGAAAGAAACAGGTTGGACTGACAGTGGTGTGAGATCTGACTCAAGTGGCAGCTTTCCCCACAGCCTTTGGAGAGTCTCGGCCTGAACTGGGCTCTGAGGGCCTGGGATCAACCACTCACGGCTCCCAGCCTGACCTCCGACGCATTGTGGAGCTGCCTGCACCTGCTGACTTCCTCACCCTGAGCAGTGAAACCAAACCCAAGTTGATGACACCTGATGCCTTTATGACACCCACTGCCTCCTTGCAGCAGGTAGCTCCCTTAAGTAGGGGGAGTGGGAATGCCCCACTCAGGCCATAGTGCTTATTCTCTGCATCTCTTCAGATCACTGCAtcccccagcagcagcagcagcagcagcaatagcagcagtagcagcagcagtagtagcagcagcagcagctctctTACAGCTGTGTCTGCTGTGAGTAGCACCTCAGCTGTGGATCCCTCCTTGCCCAGGTGAGGTAAAGGTCAGAGTTGGGGAATGGTAGGGGCTAGTGCCAGGTGATGCCAAGCTCTGACTGCTGATACCTTGGCCTTCCCACCACCAGGCCACCTGAAGAGTTGACCTTGAGCCCCAAATTGCAGCTGGATGGCAGTCTGACAATGAGCAATAGCAGCAGCCTGCAGGCAAGCCCACGCAGCCTCTTGCCCAGCCTGCTCCCAGGCCCAGGCGATAAATTGACTCCCAAAGGGCCCgggcaggtgtgtgtgcatgtatgtgaaGTGCTGGGTAACTGGTGGTTGGCTGCAGGGGAAGTTGGCAGCCTCTTCCTGCACTCTTTCTTTGCTGACTTGTTCTGTCTCAGATGCTCCCTCCGGGGTCAGATCAGTCTTCCATGTTCCCTGGAGGCTATCTTCTCAGTTTCTCCATCCCCACTTCCTTTCTTGGGCTGTAGCCCTGTTTTTGACCTGCATCTCCCTTCCTAGCTGTCCCATCTCATCACTACTGATTCCAGTGCCTCCTGACTGTGGTCCCCTACCTCCTTTCACTTAAACCCACATTTTTTACTCACTTCAGGTATCTGCTACTGCCTCTGCACTGTCCCTGGAGTTACAGGAAGTGGAGCCTTTGGGGCTACCCCAGGCCTCCCCCAGTCGTACCCGCTCCCCTGATGTTATCTCCTCAGCTTCTACTGCCCTGTCCCAGGATATTCCTGAGATCGCATCTGAGGCCCTGTCACGTGGCTTTGGCTCCTCGGCTTCTGAGGGCCTTGAGCCAGACAGTATGGCCTCAGCTGCCTCAGCACTACACCTACTATCCCCACGGCCCCGGCCAGGACCCGAGCTTGGCCCCCAACTTGGCCTGGATGGAGGCCCTGGGGATGGGGATCGACATAGTACCCCCTCACTCCTGGAAGCAGCCTTGACTCAGGAGGCTGCTCCTGCTGACAGTCAGGTCTGGCCTACGGCACCTGACATTACTCGGGAGACCTGTAGTACCCTGGCAGAGAGGTGAGGAGCTAGAAGAGAGAAAGTATGTTGGTGGGAGGGACCTCAGGAAGAATCGTCCACTGCTGAGTCCACCTGTCCCTTCAGCCCCAGAAATGGTCTCCAGGAAAAGCATAAAAGCTTGGCCTTCCACCGACCACCTTATCACCTGCTACAGCAACATGATAGCCAGGACACCAGTGCTGAACAAAGGTGGGAGTCACCCTGTACCATTCTTCCAACAAGGGAGAACTAGCAGGTGGATAGGTGCTtaccccctccttccccttcccacaGTGACCATGATGATGAGGTAGCCAGTCTTGCTGCTGCCTCAGGAGGCTTTGGCACCAAAATTCCCACTCCCCGCCTGCCTGCCAAGGACTGGAAGACCAAGGGATCCCCTCGGACCTCACCCAAGATCAAGAGAAAAAGCAAGAAGGATGATGGGTAAGAAGAGTCCTTGGGCCAGGGAGAGGGGTGGTCTCTAGGCTGCCTGATGTGGCCTGAGGTACTTCTTGCCTATGGCAGGGATTCAGCCATGGGATCCCGGCTCACAGAGCACCAGGTAAGTGAAGGAGCTCTTCCTACCCATTGGAACCCATCCTTTAAAGGCTCTGGGCTATTTCCCTGGTCTGGTGGGTAGGGATAGGTGGGGCAGGCATCATGTGATTCTCAGTGATACTGGCAGGTGGCAGAGCCTCCTGAAGACTGGCCAGCACTAATTTGGCAGCAGCAGAGAGAATTGGTAGAGCTGCGTCACAGCCAAGAAGAGCTGCTGCAGCGTCTGTGTGCCCAACTCGAAGGCCTGCAGAACACTGTCACAGGCCATGTAGAACGTGCCCTTGAGACCCGGCATGAGCAGGAACGTATCCTTGAGGGTGATGGCACAGCATGGTTTAGAGGAGGGGTAGCCTTCTTAGCTTGGGAAGGGATATGCTCTGGGATTGTTCCTTAGCTACAGTGCAGAACGGCGTCTAGAGAGGGCACTGGCTGAGGGGCAGCAGCGGGGTGGGCAACTGCAGGAGCAGCTGACACAACAGCTGTCCCAAGCACTATCTTCTGCTGTGGCTGGGCGGTTGGAACGTAGCATACGAGATGAGATTAAAAAAACAGTTCCTCCATGTAAGTTTTGCTTGAAGATTTCTTTTGGGTGGGCCAGTGGGAATAGGTGAACCTGTCAGACTTAATCTCCTGATTCcacctttctcttcttcccctgcCCCAGGTGTCTCCAGAAGTCTAGAGCCTGTAGCAGGCCAACTGAGCAATTCAGTGGCTACCAAGCTCACAGCTGTAGAGGGCAGCATGAAAGAGAACATCTCTAAGCTACTTAAGTCCAAGGTGCTATAGGGCCCAAGATTGGGGTGGTGGCTAGTTCCGACCAGGTTGGGCTCAGGCTTTCAATTTGGCCTCTCCCTGTACCTCAGAATTTGACAGATGCTATCGCCCGAGCAGCTGCAGACACATTACAGGGGCCAATGCAGGCTGCCTACCGTGAAGCCTTCCAGAGCGTGGTGCTGCCTGCCTTTGAAAAGAGCTGCCAGGCCATGTTCCAGCAAATCAATGATAGCTTCCGGCTGGGCACACAGGAATGTAAGTGGGGTTGTATAACCCAGTGTAGGAGGGGCTGACTATTCACTCTTCATCTCTCTTATGATCCCCATGGTCGCCTCTCAGACTTGCAACAGCTAGAGAGCCACATGAAGAGCCGGAAGGCACGGGAACAGGAGGCCAGAGAGCCTGTGCTTGCCCAGCTTCGGGGCCTGGTCAGCACAC from Marmota flaviventris isolate mMarFla1 chromosome 18, mMarFla1.hap1, whole genome shotgun sequence includes:
- the Edc4 gene encoding enhancer of mRNA-decapping protein 4 isoform X2: MASCASIDIEDATQHLRDILKLDRPAGGPSAESQRSSSAYNGDLNGLLVPDPLCSGDGTSTSKPGLRIIPPINLQEKQVICLSGDDSSTCIGILAKEVEIVASSDSSISSKARGSNKVKIQPVAKYDWEQKYYYGNLIAVSNSFLAYAIRAANNGSAMVRVISVSTSERTLLKGFTGSVADLAFAHLNSPQLACLDEAGNLFVWRLALVNSKIQEEILVHIRQPEGTPLNHFRRIIWCPFIPEESEDCCEESSPTVALLHEDRAEVWDLDMLRSSHSMWPVDVSQIKQGFIVVKGHSTCLSEGALSPDGTVLATASHDGYVKFWQIYIEGQDEPRCLHEWKPHDGRPLSCLLFCDNHKKQDPEVPFWRFLITGADQNRELKMWCTVSWTCLQTIRFSPDIFSSVSVPPSLKVCLDLSAEYLILSDVQRKVLYVMELLQNQEEGRACFSSISEFLLTHPVLSFGIQVVSRCRLRHTEVLPAEEENDSLGAEGSHGAGTMESAAGVLIKLFCVHTKALQDVQIRFQPQLNPDVVAPLPTHTAHEDFAFGESRPELGSEGLGSTTHGSQPDLRRIVELPAPADFLTLSSETKPKLMTPDAFMTPTASLQQITASPSSSSSSSNSSSSSSSSSSSSSSLTAVSAVSSTSAVDPSLPRPPEELTLSPKLQLDGSLTMSNSSSLQVSATASALSLELQEVEPLGLPQASPSRTRSPDVISSASTALSQDIPEIASEALSRGFGSSASEGLEPDSMASAASALHLLSPRPRPGPELGPQLGLDGGPGDGDRHSTPSLLEAALTQEAAPADSQVWPTAPDITRETCSTLAESPRNGLQEKHKSLAFHRPPYHLLQQHDSQDTSAEQSDHDDEVASLAAASGGFGTKIPTPRLPAKDWKTKGSPRTSPKIKRKSKKDDGDSAMGSRLTEHQVAEPPEDWPALIWQQQRELVELRHSQEELLQRLCAQLEGLQNTVTGHVERALETRHEQEQRRLERALAEGQQRGGQLQEQLTQQLSQALSSAVAGRLERSIRDEIKKTVPPCVSRSLEPVAGQLSNSVATKLTAVEGSMKENISKLLKSKNLTDAIARAAADTLQGPMQAAYREAFQSVVLPAFEKSCQAMFQQINDSFRLGTQEYLQQLESHMKSRKAREQEAREPVLAQLRGLVSTLQTATEQMAATVSSSVRAEVQHQLHVAVGSLQESILAQVQRIVKGEVSVALKEQQAAVTSSIMQAMRSAAGTPVPSAHIDCQAQQAHILQLLQQGHLNQAFQQALTAADLNLVLYVCETVDPAQVFGQPPCPLSQPVLLSLIQQLASDLGTRTDLKLSYLEEAVMHLDHSDPITRDHMGSVMAQVRQKLFQFLQAEPHNSLGKAARRLSLMLHGLVTPSLP
- the Edc4 gene encoding enhancer of mRNA-decapping protein 4 isoform X1, with protein sequence MASCASIDIEDATQHLRDILKLDRPAGGPSAESQRSSSAYNGDLNGLLVPDPLCSGDGTSTSKPGLRIIPPINLQEKQVICLSGDDSSTCIGILAKEVEIVASSDSSISSKARGSNKVKIQPVAKYDWEQKYYYGNLIAVSNSFLAYAIRAANNGSAMVRVISVSTSERTLLKGFTGSVADLAFAHLNSPQLACLDEAGNLFVWRLALVNSKIQEEILVHIRQPEGTPLNHFRRIIWCPFIPEESEDCCEESSPTVALLHEDRAEVWDLDMLRSSHSMWPVDVSQIKQGFIVVKGHSTCLSEGALSPDGTVLATASHDGYVKFWQIYIEGQDEPRCLHEWKPHDGRPLSCLLFCDNHKKQDPEVPFWRFLITGADQNRELKMWCTVSWTCLQTIRFSPDIFSSVSVPPSLKVCLDLSAEYLILSDVQRKVLYVMELLQNQEEGRACFSSISEFLLTHPVLSFGIQVVSRCRLRHTEVLPAEEENDSLGAEGSHGAGTMESAAGVLIKLFCVHTKALQDVQIRFQPQLNPDVVAPLPTHTAHEDFAFGESRPELGSEGLGSTTHGSQPDLRRIVELPAPADFLTLSSETKPKLMTPDAFMTPTASLQQITASPSSSSSSSNSSSSSSSSSSSSSSLTAVSAVSSTSAVDPSLPRPPEELTLSPKLQLDGSLTMSNSSSLQASPRSLLPSLLPGPGDKLTPKGPGQVSATASALSLELQEVEPLGLPQASPSRTRSPDVISSASTALSQDIPEIASEALSRGFGSSASEGLEPDSMASAASALHLLSPRPRPGPELGPQLGLDGGPGDGDRHSTPSLLEAALTQEAAPADSQVWPTAPDITRETCSTLAESPRNGLQEKHKSLAFHRPPYHLLQQHDSQDTSAEQSDHDDEVASLAAASGGFGTKIPTPRLPAKDWKTKGSPRTSPKIKRKSKKDDGDSAMGSRLTEHQVAEPPEDWPALIWQQQRELVELRHSQEELLQRLCAQLEGLQNTVTGHVERALETRHEQEQRRLERALAEGQQRGGQLQEQLTQQLSQALSSAVAGRLERSIRDEIKKTVPPCVSRSLEPVAGQLSNSVATKLTAVEGSMKENISKLLKSKNLTDAIARAAADTLQGPMQAAYREAFQSVVLPAFEKSCQAMFQQINDSFRLGTQEYLQQLESHMKSRKAREQEAREPVLAQLRGLVSTLQTATEQMAATVSSSVRAEVQHQLHVAVGSLQESILAQVQRIVKGEVSVALKEQQAAVTSSIMQAMRSAAGTPVPSAHIDCQAQQAHILQLLQQGHLNQAFQQALTAADLNLVLYVCETVDPAQVFGQPPCPLSQPVLLSLIQQLASDLGTRTDLKLSYLEEAVMHLDHSDPITRDHMGSVMAQVRQKLFQFLQAEPHNSLGKAARRLSLMLHGLVTPSLP